A single Actinomadura algeriensis DNA region contains:
- the fxsT gene encoding FxSxx-COOH system tetratricopeptide repeat protein, translating to MSATGGQPEIWGSVPMRNPHFTGRESTLDRLHRELSASTDGTFVLQALQGLGGIGKTQLATEYAHRFASDYDVVWWVPAESDLVARAALAALAEALGVGGADSAVAVRNVLDSLRLGRPYPRWLLIYDNAVGPDEIAGFLPSGGGHVIVTSRSTQWRHGARNLEIDVFDRAESRSFLAQRVAGLDGDDADEIAEALGDLPLALEQAAAFQSETGIAAETMLRELRERAREMLDAFNENPPVGYPLTLATVWATSVLRLRAQSPDAMALLDRLALFGPEPIPLDTFAEARHVLGGQFGEMLTDTLRLQRALRHLGRYSLARVETVHNTIRVHRLIQAVTRADLADGDRERARRDVHVLLSARAPVDPDDPDNWAVYQGLLGHVRESGVIECALPEVRRFCVRFARYLYVRGDYEGSRAFAESAIEHWTRAPAPGVEPDLDEHVLSMRMVLGVDLRLLGELRAAHELDEATLARMTAALGPEHEETLRLMNSYAGDLRALGRFGAAMEHDELSLELHRRVFGPDDPWTLMAGNNLAIDCRLSGRYDRALELDEETLAHRLRVYGRPTNHWVLFTRNQVARDLRELGEYERSVRRQREVVADYEQALGPEHPNLLRARKNLSVSLRKAGYFAEARELAEQVSEHYERRFSPTHLDTLAARCNLVNDLRVTGEPEEARALGAQTLERFTETLGADHPFTHGCAVNLAVVLRRLGRHAEAAELNERAWRTLSASIGAENDYTLIALANLASDRSAAGDFAAAADTGGKALAGFLAAFGADHPLTLQCAVNLAADVAAAGGDGAAAVEGDPVRRLAERLGTDHPVARAAARGERLDFDFEPPPV from the coding sequence ATGTCTGCGACAGGCGGGCAGCCCGAGATCTGGGGTTCCGTCCCCATGCGCAACCCCCACTTCACCGGGCGCGAGAGCACGCTCGACCGGTTGCACCGGGAGCTGTCGGCGTCCACGGACGGGACGTTCGTCCTGCAGGCCCTCCAGGGGTTGGGCGGAATCGGCAAGACGCAGCTCGCCACCGAGTACGCCCACCGGTTCGCCTCCGACTACGACGTCGTCTGGTGGGTGCCCGCGGAGAGCGATCTCGTCGCCCGCGCGGCGCTGGCCGCCCTCGCCGAGGCGCTCGGGGTGGGCGGCGCCGACAGCGCGGTCGCGGTCCGCAACGTGCTCGACAGCCTCCGGCTCGGCCGCCCCTACCCGCGGTGGCTGCTGATCTACGACAACGCCGTCGGCCCGGACGAGATCGCCGGCTTCCTCCCGTCGGGCGGCGGGCACGTCATCGTCACCTCGCGCAGCACCCAGTGGCGGCACGGGGCGCGCAACCTCGAGATCGACGTCTTCGACCGCGCGGAGAGCAGGTCCTTCCTCGCCCAGCGGGTGGCCGGGCTGGACGGCGACGACGCCGACGAGATCGCCGAGGCGCTCGGCGACCTGCCGCTCGCCCTCGAACAGGCCGCCGCGTTCCAGTCGGAGACGGGCATCGCGGCCGAGACGATGCTGCGGGAACTCCGCGAGCGGGCGCGGGAGATGCTCGACGCCTTCAACGAGAACCCGCCGGTCGGCTACCCGCTCACGCTCGCGACCGTGTGGGCGACGTCCGTCCTGCGGCTGCGCGCGCAGAGCCCGGACGCCATGGCGCTGCTCGACCGGCTCGCCCTGTTCGGCCCCGAGCCCATCCCGCTCGACACCTTCGCCGAGGCGCGGCACGTCCTCGGCGGGCAGTTCGGGGAGATGCTCACCGACACGCTCCGCCTGCAGCGCGCGCTGCGCCACCTCGGGCGGTACTCGCTGGCGCGCGTCGAGACCGTCCACAACACCATCCGGGTGCACCGCCTCATTCAGGCCGTCACCCGCGCGGACCTCGCGGACGGCGACCGGGAACGGGCCCGCCGCGACGTGCACGTCCTGCTCAGCGCCCGCGCGCCCGTCGACCCCGACGACCCCGACAACTGGGCCGTCTACCAGGGTCTCCTCGGGCACGTCCGGGAGTCCGGGGTCATCGAGTGCGCACTGCCGGAGGTGCGCCGGTTCTGCGTGCGCTTCGCCCGTTACCTGTACGTCCGCGGCGACTACGAGGGCTCCCGCGCGTTCGCCGAGAGCGCGATCGAACACTGGACGCGCGCGCCCGCCCCCGGCGTCGAACCCGACCTCGACGAGCACGTCCTGTCGATGCGCATGGTGCTCGGCGTGGACCTGCGGCTCCTCGGTGAGCTGCGGGCCGCGCACGAACTGGACGAGGCGACGCTCGCGCGGATGACCGCGGCGCTCGGCCCCGAGCACGAGGAGACCCTCCGGCTGATGAACAGCTACGCGGGCGACCTGCGGGCCCTCGGCCGGTTCGGTGCGGCGATGGAGCACGACGAACTGTCCCTCGAACTGCACCGCCGCGTGTTCGGCCCGGACGACCCCTGGACGCTCATGGCGGGGAACAACCTCGCCATCGACTGCCGGCTGTCGGGCCGTTACGACCGCGCCCTCGAACTGGACGAGGAGACGCTGGCGCACCGGCTGCGCGTGTACGGCCGCCCGACGAACCACTGGGTGCTGTTCACCCGCAACCAGGTCGCCCGCGACCTGCGCGAACTCGGCGAGTACGAACGGTCGGTGCGGCGGCAGCGGGAGGTCGTCGCCGACTACGAGCAGGCGCTCGGCCCGGAGCACCCCAACCTGCTGCGGGCCCGCAAGAACCTGTCGGTGTCACTGCGCAAGGCGGGCTACTTCGCGGAGGCGCGGGAGCTGGCCGAGCAGGTGAGCGAGCACTACGAGCGCCGGTTCAGCCCCACCCACCTCGACACGCTCGCCGCCCGCTGCAACCTCGTCAACGACCTGCGGGTGACGGGCGAACCCGAGGAGGCGCGCGCGCTGGGCGCGCAGACCCTGGAGCGGTTCACCGAGACGCTCGGCGCCGACCACCCGTTCACGCACGGCTGCGCGGTGAACCTCGCGGTCGTCCTGCGCCGCCTCGGCCGGCACGCCGAGGCCGCCGAGCTGAACGAGCGGGCGTGGCGGACGCTGTCCGCCTCCATCGGCGCGGAGAACGACTACACCCTGATCGCCCTGGCGAACCTGGCGAGCGACCGCTCCGCCGCGGGCGACTTCGCCGCCGCCGCGGACACCGGCGGCAAGGCGCTGGCCGGATTCCTCGCCGCGTTCGGTGCCGACCATCCGCTCACCCTGCAGTGCG